Proteins encoded by one window of Candidatus Paceibacterota bacterium:
- the raiA gene encoding ribosome-associated translation inhibitor RaiA, with the protein MKINTIKATNTDLTPAIAEYVQKKLSSLEKVVDKNDESAVVSIEVGVKTKHHQQGDIFFAEINLHIAGGDFYAVAEESDLYSAIDAVKDEIISEVNSHRSRRRKLLRRGQALVKDVMRGFGEQFGKIKRFRK; encoded by the coding sequence ATGAAAATAAACACAATTAAAGCTACAAACACAGACTTAACTCCTGCCATCGCGGAGTATGTGCAGAAGAAGCTTTCTAGTTTAGAAAAAGTTGTTGATAAAAATGATGAAAGCGCCGTGGTGTCTATTGAGGTGGGTGTAAAAACAAAACACCATCAGCAAGGAGATATTTTCTTTGCGGAAATAAATTTGCATATTGCCGGTGGGGATTTTTACGCTGTTGCTGAGGAGTCTGATTTGTATTCAGCAATCGACGCGGTGAAGGACGAAATTATTAGTGAAGTGAACTCACACCGTAGCCGAAGAAGGAAGCTACTTCGTCGAGGGCAGGCGTTAGTGAAAGACGTGATGCGTGGTTTTGGGGAGCAATTCGGGAAAATTAAAAGATTTAGAAAATAA
- a CDS encoding DUF167 domain-containing protein has protein sequence MYCKVKVIPGAKKESFVKKSEDHFNASVREPAERNLANNRVLELVAYHFEVAKGKVRLVSGHRSPSKIFRVDI, from the coding sequence ATGTACTGTAAAGTCAAAGTAATTCCAGGTGCCAAAAAGGAATCTTTTGTAAAAAAAAGCGAAGACCACTTCAACGCTTCTGTGCGTGAACCAGCTGAGCGCAATTTAGCCAACAATCGAGTTTTGGAGCTCGTGGCGTATCATTTTGAAGTAGCTAAAGGCAAGGTTCGCCTTGTTTCAGGCCATAGAAGCCCCAGTAAAATATTTAGGGTTGATATCTAG
- a CDS encoding HIT domain-containing protein — protein sequence MLYKDFLQNLDKCPFCDNGNGRHILKTETAYLTYALAPYHKHHLLVVPFRHEEIILGLSEKEILDMDFLQEEALKIFKKLGYKNMSVLEREGDNTSKSIPHLHNHVIPEVRIGDLDHNGNERAVMSDSEIEDVLREISAVL from the coding sequence ATGTTATACAAAGATTTTCTTCAGAATTTAGACAAATGTCCATTTTGCGACAACGGGAATGGGCGTCACATTTTAAAAACAGAAACCGCTTACTTAACCTATGCGCTGGCGCCATATCATAAACACCATTTATTGGTTGTGCCATTTAGGCACGAAGAAATAATTCTTGGTCTCTCTGAAAAGGAGATTTTAGATATGGATTTTTTACAGGAAGAAGCGCTTAAGATTTTTAAAAAACTTGGATATAAAAATATGTCCGTTTTAGAGAGGGAAGGAGACAATACATCTAAATCAATTCCACACCTTCACAATCATGTTATTCCAGAAGTGAGAATTGGCGATCTAGACCACAATGGCAACGAAAGAGCAGTTATGTCCGATTCTGAGATTGAGGACGTTCTTAGGGAAATTTCAGCTGTGCTTTAA
- a CDS encoding peptidylprolyl isomerase has translation MDKETLAVWGGLLVLIAGIGTAVYYGSIKSTVSSEKTNTTETQIPVPGSTNQVINNSTENNMDNTKATQAIINTNYGSIAFEFDYQAPNTVANFTKLALEKFYDGIKFHRVIKGFMIQTGDPFSKDDSIKERWGTGGPGYKFNDELTGQEKYPTGTVAMANAGPNTNGSQFFIVTAQPEAPLPPSYAVFGHVTSGIEVALKIESVKTETSDRPVEPVIIQSIEIR, from the coding sequence ATGGATAAAGAGACTCTTGCTGTTTGGGGTGGTTTGCTTGTTTTAATAGCTGGCATTGGCACAGCTGTTTATTATGGATCGATAAAGAGTACTGTTTCTAGCGAAAAAACAAACACCACAGAAACACAAATTCCCGTGCCGGGCTCCACAAACCAGGTTATCAATAATTCTACGGAAAATAATATGGACAATACTAAGGCAACACAGGCAATAATTAACACGAACTACGGTTCAATAGCATTTGAGTTTGATTACCAAGCACCAAACACGGTGGCAAATTTTACAAAATTGGCACTAGAAAAATTCTATGATGGAATTAAGTTTCATCGCGTTATTAAAGGGTTTATGATTCAGACTGGAGATCCGTTTTCTAAAGACGATAGTATTAAAGAAAGATGGGGAACCGGTGGCCCTGGTTACAAATTCAACGATGAACTTACTGGTCAAGAAAAATATCCAACAGGGACTGTTGCAATGGCCAATGCCGGCCCAAATACAAACGGTAGTCAGTTTTTTATCGTGACGGCGCAACCAGAGGCACCACTTCCACCTAGCTATGCTGTCTTTGGTCACGTTACTTCTGGAATTGAAGTAGCTCTAAAGATTGAAAGCGTTAAGACCGAGACGAGCGATAGACCAGTTGAGCCAGTGATTATTCAGTCGATAGAAATTCGATAA
- a CDS encoding aminoacyl--tRNA ligase-related protein, which translates to MLQSKLFTKPRKEAPADEVSKNAELLIRAGFVDKLQAGVYTYLPLGLRVLKKIENIIREEMNKAEGVEILMPSLHPKENWETTGRWETMDDLYKVSDSSGRENALGPTHEEVVVPLVKKFVSSYRDLPVYLYQIQNKFRMELRAKSGILRGREFIMKDLYSFHKDEEDLKKYYEVMKTSYENIFKRAGIGENTYFTFASGGSFSRYSHEFQTIAVAGEDTIHICDNCRIAVNEEIIADQSTCPKCGESDLRKEKAIEVGNIFELKTKYSKPFNLVYKDEDGSDKDVIMGCYGIGLGRLMGTVVEVTSDDKGMVWPEEIAPFKVHLLELASSDAEVSKKAKEVYEMLNSAGIETLHDDRGDKTAGEKFADADLIGIPYRVLVSEKSLKAGGVEVKKRTEKDSSIVAIDKIIAELS; encoded by the coding sequence ATGTTGCAATCAAAACTCTTTACAAAACCACGAAAGGAAGCGCCTGCCGATGAGGTGTCTAAAAACGCGGAGCTTCTCATAAGAGCTGGTTTTGTCGATAAATTACAAGCTGGTGTCTATACATACCTACCACTTGGTTTACGTGTTTTAAAAAAGATTGAAAATATAATCCGCGAGGAAATGAACAAGGCAGAAGGCGTTGAAATTTTGATGCCATCGCTTCATCCGAAAGAAAATTGGGAGACAACTGGTCGCTGGGAGACAATGGACGATCTTTATAAAGTGTCCGATAGTTCTGGGCGTGAGAATGCTCTCGGTCCGACGCACGAAGAGGTCGTCGTTCCGTTGGTGAAAAAATTTGTTTCTTCATATCGCGATCTTCCAGTTTATCTTTATCAAATTCAAAATAAATTTCGTATGGAGTTGCGCGCGAAGTCTGGTATTTTGCGCGGGCGCGAATTCATAATGAAAGATTTGTACTCCTTCCACAAAGACGAAGAAGATTTGAAAAAGTACTATGAAGTTATGAAGACTTCATACGAAAATATCTTTAAGCGTGCAGGCATTGGCGAAAATACATATTTTACTTTTGCTTCGGGTGGTAGCTTTTCTAGATATTCCCACGAATTTCAGACAATCGCAGTGGCGGGGGAAGATACTATTCATATTTGCGACAATTGCCGCATCGCTGTTAACGAGGAAATAATTGCCGACCAGAGCACTTGCCCCAAGTGTGGAGAATCTGATTTGCGTAAAGAAAAGGCGATTGAAGTTGGAAACATTTTTGAACTTAAGACAAAATATTCCAAACCTTTCAATCTTGTATACAAAGATGAAGATGGTAGCGACAAAGATGTGATCATGGGTTGTTATGGTATTGGGCTAGGAAGATTAATGGGGACCGTGGTTGAAGTTACTTCCGACGATAAGGGAATGGTTTGGCCAGAAGAGATTGCCCCTTTCAAAGTGCACCTACTTGAGCTTGCTAGTTCTGATGCAGAGGTTTCTAAAAAAGCGAAGGAGGTTTATGAAATGTTGAACAGTGCAGGGATTGAAACTCTTCATGATGACCGTGGAGATAAAACTGCGGGAGAAAAATTTGCAGATGCGGATTTGATTGGAATCCCATATCGAGTGTTGGTATCAGAAAAAAGTTTGAAGGCTGGGGGAGTTGAAGTAAAAAAGCGTACAGAAAAAGATTCCAGTATTGTGGCAATCGATAAGATAATCGCAGAACTTTCCTAA
- the frr gene encoding ribosome recycling factor: MAYSFQQFKDELKKVDEWLLHEFTSLHTGRAAPAILDGVLVEAYGARTPIVHLATVSIEDPRTLRIAPWDKAHVKEIERAISSANLGLSVSTDDEGLRVSFPQLSSERREMLIKLSKSKLEEARISVRTEREKVWSDIQAQERDGLITEDEKFRYKDELQKFVDEANSRLEEFTQRKEKDILS, translated from the coding sequence ATGGCTTACAGTTTTCAGCAATTTAAAGATGAACTTAAGAAAGTAGACGAGTGGTTACTCCACGAATTTACTTCGCTTCATACTGGTCGAGCAGCCCCAGCTATTTTAGACGGTGTCTTGGTTGAGGCTTATGGCGCTCGTACCCCGATAGTTCACTTGGCAACAGTTTCGATTGAAGACCCACGTACTTTACGTATTGCGCCATGGGACAAAGCTCATGTTAAAGAAATAGAACGTGCTATCTCCTCGGCAAATCTTGGACTCTCTGTTTCAACAGACGACGAAGGTCTTAGGGTTTCTTTCCCTCAACTTTCTTCTGAGCGTCGCGAGATGTTAATAAAATTATCAAAGAGCAAACTAGAAGAAGCTCGTATTTCTGTGCGAACAGAAAGAGAGAAAGTTTGGTCCGATATTCAAGCTCAAGAACGTGACGGCTTAATAACAGAGGATGAAAAATTTAGATACAAAGATGAGCTTCAAAAGTTTGTAGATGAGGCTAATTCTAGACTTGAAGAATTTACACAACGCAAAGAGAAAGATATCTTAAGTTAA
- the fmt gene encoding methionyl-tRNA formyltransferase: protein MKTMNNIPFVFFGTPEFAVSILEELKNAKIVPSLIVTAPDKPKGRGLILTPPPVKIWAQAHNIPAVQPAKLDNDFTNKLKNSSYNLFVVAAYGKIIPKTILDIPTNGTLNVHPSLLPKYRGASPIQSQILADEKEVGITIMLIDEEMDHGPILDIKKIGTEESTTAPELENLLAHEGGKLLSVVIPKWIAGEIKPKEQNHNEATFTKKITKENGLIVLSDDQHKNYLKYRALTPWPGAYFFATKNGKKLRVSIKKAELIEGKLVVKQVVPEGGKVMNFDDFLRGDVVIE from the coding sequence ATGAAAACAATGAATAATATTCCGTTTGTATTTTTTGGAACACCAGAATTTGCGGTGTCCATTTTAGAAGAACTCAAAAACGCCAAAATTGTGCCTTCTCTTATTGTCACGGCCCCCGACAAACCAAAAGGCCGTGGACTTATCCTCACCCCACCACCTGTAAAGATTTGGGCACAAGCGCACAACATCCCAGCTGTACAACCAGCAAAACTCGACAATGACTTTACTAATAAACTAAAAAATAGTTCCTACAATCTGTTCGTCGTTGCCGCTTATGGGAAAATAATTCCTAAAACAATTTTGGATATTCCAACTAATGGAACACTCAACGTCCATCCATCACTCCTACCAAAATATAGAGGTGCCTCCCCTATTCAATCCCAAATACTTGCTGATGAAAAAGAAGTTGGGATCACAATCATGCTCATCGACGAAGAAATGGATCACGGCCCAATATTAGATATTAAAAAAATAGGAACTGAAGAAAGCACAACAGCTCCAGAACTAGAAAATCTTTTAGCTCACGAGGGAGGGAAACTTCTTTCTGTTGTTATTCCAAAATGGATTGCAGGGGAAATAAAACCAAAGGAACAAAACCACAACGAAGCAACCTTCACAAAAAAAATAACAAAAGAAAATGGTTTAATTGTTTTGTCTGACGACCAACACAAAAATTATTTAAAATACAGAGCTTTAACACCGTGGCCGGGCGCTTATTTTTTTGCAACAAAAAATGGAAAAAAATTAAGGGTATCTATTAAAAAAGCTGAACTAATTGAAGGTAAACTAGTAGTAAAACAAGTTGTTCCAGAAGGTGGAAAAGTAATGAACTTTGATGATTTCTTGCGCGGAGACGTTGTGATAGAATAG
- the murA gene encoding UDP-N-acetylglucosamine 1-carboxyvinyltransferase has protein sequence MKEIFLIKGLAGMRKLRGKIAVRGAKNAALKVMAASILFDDKLTMKNVPEIEDVNRMGDLLTDLGADVQYKNKGVLEISTTGMRNGKMSVEIAKRLRASIVLTGPLLARFGTVHFPHPGGCVIGARPIDLFLEGFKKMGAKISVSGEKGKAYYVISARGGKLRGAEIFFRNQSVTGTETFMMAAVLAEGKTVIKNAALEPEIETLAEYLNSCGAKIIGAGTSTITITGTSKLKSKGKAYITTPDRIEAGSFLVIAALLGEDVTITDCEPKHLESLIEVLTYSGVPIKVGTNTITVKVSGKKKVQLNAVDIKTHEYPGFPTDIQAPMVVFLTQAKGDSLVFETIFEGRLNYVEWLNRMGAEITMFDPHRVKISGPTPLNSKELESPDLRAGLAFVIAGIVAKGESVIHNVYNIDRGYERVEERLRAIGVSIERMPVADSVVA, from the coding sequence ATGAAAGAGATTTTTCTAATCAAAGGGTTGGCAGGCATGCGAAAATTGCGTGGAAAAATTGCCGTACGTGGCGCAAAAAATGCAGCCCTAAAGGTTATGGCTGCTTCTATTCTTTTTGACGACAAGCTCACAATGAAGAATGTTCCTGAGATTGAAGATGTTAATCGAATGGGGGATTTACTCACCGACTTAGGAGCTGATGTGCAGTATAAGAATAAAGGGGTCTTGGAAATTTCTACTACAGGAATGCGTAACGGGAAAATGTCAGTTGAGATCGCCAAGCGCTTGCGTGCTTCTATTGTCCTTACTGGTCCACTACTTGCACGTTTTGGGACAGTCCATTTTCCACATCCAGGTGGATGTGTTATTGGTGCGCGACCGATTGATTTATTCTTGGAAGGTTTCAAAAAAATGGGGGCAAAGATTTCTGTGTCTGGGGAAAAAGGGAAAGCTTATTACGTCATCTCTGCTCGTGGCGGAAAACTTCGGGGGGCAGAAATATTTTTCAGGAACCAAAGCGTTACAGGAACAGAAACGTTTATGATGGCAGCGGTTTTAGCCGAGGGTAAAACAGTCATTAAAAATGCTGCTCTTGAGCCTGAAATTGAGACATTAGCGGAATATTTGAATAGTTGTGGGGCAAAGATTATTGGCGCAGGAACATCAACAATCACAATTACTGGAACTTCAAAATTAAAGAGTAAAGGTAAGGCTTACATTACGACACCTGACAGAATTGAAGCTGGTAGTTTTCTTGTTATCGCGGCGCTACTCGGAGAGGATGTCACTATCACAGACTGCGAACCAAAACATTTAGAATCTTTGATTGAAGTACTTACGTATTCTGGAGTTCCGATTAAGGTCGGCACAAATACTATTACGGTAAAAGTTTCTGGAAAGAAAAAAGTTCAACTCAACGCTGTTGATATAAAGACACACGAATACCCAGGATTCCCAACTGACATCCAAGCGCCAATGGTGGTTTTTCTTACACAAGCAAAAGGTGACAGTTTGGTTTTCGAGACAATTTTTGAGGGACGTTTAAATTATGTTGAATGGTTAAACAGAATGGGGGCAGAAATAACAATGTTTGATCCTCATCGTGTAAAAATTTCTGGACCAACACCCCTTAATTCTAAGGAGCTTGAAAGCCCAGACCTTCGAGCGGGGCTAGCCTTTGTTATTGCGGGTATTGTTGCCAAAGGTGAATCTGTTATCCATAATGTCTATAACATTGATAGAGGGTATGAGAGAGTTGAGGAGCGCCTAAGAGCAATCGGCGTTTCAATTGAAAGGATGCCGGTCGCGGACTCGGTGGTGGCTTAA
- a CDS encoding rod shape-determining protein has translation MSFFTKKLGIDLGTANTLVYLPGKGVVLNEPSVVAVSEQENKILAVGIEAKDMIGKTPDSIIAYRPMRDGVIADYRVTEAMLRYYIGKAMGKFSIFKPEVMVSVPAGVTSTERRAVVEAAIKAGAKNAYVVKEPILAAIGAGIPIHEPRGHMVVDIGGGTTDVAVISLGGIVASNSVKCAGNRIDAAITDYIKKTFNLAIGDKTAEDIKIQIGSATPMDEELTMTIKGRDFIAGLPRTAQISTNEIVKAIDKELRQMIKAIKDVLQDTPPELSADIIDNGIIMTGGTSMLRNFPELVFRRTGVKATMAEDPLYCVAKGTGIALEHLDVYKKSIIAKR, from the coding sequence ATGTCATTTTTTACAAAAAAACTTGGAATAGATTTAGGGACAGCAAATACCCTCGTGTACCTTCCTGGAAAGGGAGTTGTTTTAAACGAACCTTCAGTTGTTGCTGTTTCTGAACAAGAAAACAAAATTTTGGCTGTTGGTATTGAAGCAAAAGATATGATTGGTAAAACTCCAGATAGCATTATTGCTTATCGACCAATGAGAGATGGTGTGATTGCTGATTATCGCGTGACCGAAGCGATGCTTCGTTATTATATTGGTAAGGCGATGGGGAAGTTTAGTATTTTTAAACCAGAGGTGATGGTTTCTGTTCCTGCGGGGGTAACGTCAACAGAACGTCGTGCTGTCGTGGAGGCTGCAATTAAAGCTGGGGCAAAAAACGCCTATGTTGTGAAGGAACCAATTTTGGCGGCAATCGGCGCAGGTATTCCAATTCATGAACCTCGAGGGCATATGGTTGTTGATATTGGTGGTGGTACGACAGACGTTGCTGTTATTTCGCTCGGTGGGATTGTTGCATCAAACTCTGTGAAGTGCGCAGGCAATCGTATTGATGCTGCAATTACGGATTACATTAAAAAAACTTTTAACTTGGCTATCGGAGACAAGACAGCAGAAGATATAAAAATTCAGATTGGTTCGGCAACGCCAATGGACGAAGAATTGACGATGACCATCAAAGGTCGCGATTTCATCGCAGGACTTCCACGTACTGCACAAATTTCAACAAATGAAATCGTTAAGGCGATAGATAAAGAACTAAGACAGATGATAAAAGCGATTAAAGACGTTCTTCAGGATACTCCACCAGAGCTCTCGGCGGATATTATAGATAATGGAATAATCATGACCGGAGGAACCTCTATGCTTCGTAATTTTCCAGAACTTGTTTTTCGTCGCACTGGAGTTAAGGCGACTATGGCCGAGGACCCATTGTATTGTGTGGCGAAGGGGACTGGAATCGCACTTGAGCACCTCGATGTTTACAAAAAGTCGATAATCGCGAAGCGATAG
- the def gene encoding peptide deformylase: MPKKIVQNGEPVLRSLAKVVPPAEIDSKKIKRVIADMKVALSKEPDGVAIAAPQIGESFRIFVVAGRVFALRTNEEDPEKIMDQKLYPDKAFINPQIIKRSKKERELLEGCLSVRHIYGKIKRSEKATVKAQDEDGKVFTQTGSGLLAEIFQHEIDHLDGILFIDKAKELRELHPEDEEGYNENNE; this comes from the coding sequence ATGCCTAAAAAGATAGTCCAAAACGGTGAGCCGGTCCTTCGTTCACTGGCTAAGGTCGTTCCACCCGCCGAAATTGACTCTAAAAAAATAAAGCGGGTAATAGCAGACATGAAAGTGGCTTTATCTAAGGAGCCTGACGGCGTTGCTATAGCTGCCCCTCAAATTGGAGAATCCTTTCGTATTTTCGTCGTTGCTGGGCGCGTTTTTGCTCTTCGCACCAACGAAGAAGACCCCGAGAAAATTATGGATCAAAAACTTTACCCCGATAAAGCCTTCATCAACCCACAAATAATTAAGCGTTCAAAAAAAGAGCGTGAGCTTCTAGAGGGATGTCTCTCTGTGCGTCACATCTACGGCAAAATAAAGCGTAGCGAAAAAGCGACAGTGAAGGCACAGGATGAAGATGGAAAAGTTTTTACTCAAACAGGTAGTGGACTACTCGCCGAAATATTCCAACACGAAATTGACCATCTCGACGGAATTCTTTTTATAGACAAAGCAAAAGAACTAAGAGAGCTACATCCCGAAGACGAGGAGGGCTACAATGAAAACAATGAATAA
- the rseP gene encoding RIP metalloprotease RseP: MSIILFLIILFVLILVHEFGHFITAKWAKIRVDEFAIGFPPKIFSWKRGETQYSLNLLPFGGFVKIFGENPAEFEDEVKESKEDLSRSFGAQPKWVQSGVLLAGIFFNALLAWVLFSTSYMVGLPTSAQSVFAEGLRDTKLVVLDVSKGSPANVAGLEAGDQILSVEVEAEKLAQLKPDNFRKFVQEHKGESIDISFSRAGVTNDISVTPASVPGGTYAVGVVIDEIGIIKLSPTEAIWQGLKTTGSLSYLTIASLGDLVGGMFNGKSEISSLTGPVGIVGMVGEASKFGFAYLLSFTALISVNLAILNLLPFPALDGGRFFFVIIEWIKGSPIKPIVANTVNLIGFAILIILMLVVTYHDIARLIG; encoded by the coding sequence ATGTCAATTATTCTTTTTCTTATAATTCTTTTCGTCCTCATTTTGGTGCATGAGTTTGGGCATTTTATAACAGCAAAATGGGCAAAAATTCGCGTTGATGAATTTGCTATTGGTTTTCCTCCAAAGATTTTTTCGTGGAAGAGAGGAGAAACACAATACAGCCTAAATCTTTTGCCGTTTGGAGGTTTCGTTAAAATTTTTGGTGAGAATCCGGCAGAATTTGAAGACGAGGTGAAAGAAAGTAAGGAGGACTTGTCACGAAGTTTTGGTGCTCAGCCAAAGTGGGTTCAAAGCGGAGTTTTGCTTGCCGGTATATTTTTTAACGCCCTTTTGGCGTGGGTACTTTTTTCCACAAGCTATATGGTTGGGTTGCCAACATCCGCCCAGTCAGTATTTGCCGAAGGCTTACGTGATACAAAATTGGTGGTGCTCGATGTTTCAAAAGGTTCTCCTGCGAATGTGGCAGGGCTGGAAGCAGGGGATCAAATCTTATCTGTTGAAGTTGAGGCGGAAAAATTAGCACAATTAAAACCAGATAATTTTAGAAAGTTTGTTCAGGAGCATAAGGGCGAGTCTATTGATATTAGTTTTTCTCGTGCCGGTGTGACAAACGACATTTCTGTTACTCCTGCTAGTGTTCCTGGTGGCACTTATGCTGTTGGTGTTGTTATTGATGAAATTGGAATTATAAAACTCTCGCCAACTGAAGCTATTTGGCAAGGGCTCAAGACGACAGGTTCACTTTCGTATCTTACTATCGCATCGCTCGGGGATTTGGTTGGTGGAATGTTTAATGGTAAATCTGAAATATCGTCACTCACTGGTCCGGTTGGAATTGTTGGGATGGTAGGGGAGGCAAGTAAGTTTGGTTTTGCTTACTTGCTTTCTTTTACCGCTTTGATTTCTGTTAACCTTGCAATCTTGAACCTTCTTCCATTTCCAGCGTTAGACGGCGGACGATTCTTTTTTGTGATTATCGAATGGATTAAGGGTTCGCCAATAAAACCGATAGTAGCCAATACTGTTAATCTTATCGGTTTTGCAATTTTGATTATTTTGATGCTCGTTGTGACGTATCACGATATTGCAAGATTGATTGGGTAA
- the priA gene encoding primosomal protein N', translating into MQISLVTVMPIGKSVFKERLSYFSVENLPLGSVVNVPLRGRSIPALVVLVESAEDSKAKIRAASFAIKKIENGKPRQLFSSAFIAAADEAAEYFAAPAGAIIELFSPKAILEESATAGEVISVPRKERPITAEQFVFQSDEEERLVTYRSLFREEFARGFSLFLCLPTIEDVERYTTLLAKGIEGYVVTLHSELSKKEMVSRWQRIASDTHPLLIIGTSTFLSVPRNDISTFIVEKESSNAYRRMGRPHVDARTFAEFLAKKSGARLIFGDTILRAETLYRHDEHEFPEWRPVKLRLRAQAETVVIDMKKELEKASPKKTYPIISERLVNEIRETIERNGNIFVFAGRRGLAPVTVCEDCGETLMCGHCTSPMVLHEEGSLRFYLCHQCGKKIILGKQTEDLCRNCGSWRMKPLGTGSGRIESELEKKFPRLNIVRLDSDVAKTRKSITKAIKEFYGSKATLLIGTELALPYLTEEIDCVAAVGIDSLFTIPDFRIEERVFQTLSYLKTRARRIFIIQTRDKDRELLSDVSKGDLVGFYRRELAERKQFGYPPFAKLLKITYRGKRDEAEREMARLHNYLRVDQFPIFPAFIPEVKKEYRLHGLLSFEPKQWPRKDLIEKLKSLPLQFDIEVDPETIL; encoded by the coding sequence ATGCAGATTAGCCTCGTGACCGTTATGCCAATCGGAAAAAGCGTCTTCAAAGAACGCTTGTCTTATTTTTCGGTTGAAAACTTACCACTTGGCTCGGTTGTTAATGTCCCCCTCCGAGGACGAAGTATTCCTGCACTCGTTGTTTTGGTTGAAAGTGCAGAGGATAGTAAGGCAAAAATACGAGCTGCTTCCTTTGCAATAAAGAAAATAGAAAACGGAAAACCACGTCAACTTTTCTCGTCTGCCTTTATCGCCGCGGCCGACGAAGCGGCAGAATATTTCGCGGCACCAGCTGGCGCAATCATTGAACTATTTTCACCAAAAGCAATTCTTGAAGAAAGCGCCACCGCCGGAGAAGTAATTTCTGTTCCAAGAAAAGAACGCCCAATAACAGCAGAACAATTTGTTTTTCAGTCTGACGAGGAAGAACGACTCGTTACTTATCGTAGTTTATTTAGAGAAGAGTTCGCCCGAGGGTTTTCCCTTTTTCTTTGCCTTCCAACCATAGAAGACGTAGAACGTTATACAACTCTCTTAGCCAAAGGCATTGAAGGATATGTCGTCACCCTACACAGCGAACTCTCAAAAAAAGAAATGGTTAGTCGTTGGCAAAGAATTGCTTCCGATACTCATCCACTTTTAATAATTGGAACTAGTACATTCCTATCAGTTCCTCGAAATGACATTTCGACGTTTATCGTCGAGAAAGAATCGAGCAATGCTTATCGTCGTATGGGGCGTCCACACGTTGACGCCCGCACGTTTGCCGAATTTTTGGCTAAAAAAAGTGGGGCTAGACTTATTTTTGGAGACACAATTCTTCGCGCCGAAACCCTCTACCGCCATGATGAGCACGAGTTCCCAGAATGGCGCCCCGTAAAATTACGCCTTCGCGCGCAAGCTGAAACAGTTGTTATTGATATGAAAAAAGAGCTTGAAAAGGCGTCTCCCAAAAAAACATACCCAATAATAAGTGAGCGCCTTGTTAACGAAATAAGGGAAACGATAGAACGTAACGGAAATATTTTCGTTTTTGCTGGACGACGTGGACTTGCTCCAGTAACCGTCTGCGAAGACTGCGGGGAAACTCTTATGTGTGGGCACTGCACAAGTCCTATGGTTCTTCACGAAGAAGGATCTCTCCGTTTTTATCTTTGTCATCAATGTGGAAAGAAAATAATTTTAGGAAAACAAACCGAAGACTTGTGTCGCAATTGCGGAAGCTGGCGAATGAAACCACTTGGTACCGGAAGTGGTCGTATTGAAAGCGAACTTGAAAAAAAGTTTCCACGCTTAAACATTGTTCGCCTCGATAGCGATGTCGCTAAAACCCGAAAATCAATCACTAAGGCTATTAAAGAATTCTACGGCTCGAAAGCAACTCTGCTTATCGGAACAGAACTTGCCCTTCCGTACCTCACAGAAGAAATTGACTGTGTTGCGGCCGTCGGTATTGATTCTCTTTTTACAATTCCAGATTTTCGAATAGAAGAACGGGTATTCCAAACACTCTCATACTTAAAAACACGAGCACGAAGAATATTTATTATTCAAACAAGGGACAAAGACAGAGAACTATTAAGCGATGTTTCAAAAGGAGACCTAGTGGGCTTCTACAGACGTGAACTTGCTGAAAGAAAACAATTTGGCTATCCGCCTTTCGCTAAGCTTCTCAAAATCACCTACCGTGGAAAACGCGACGAGGCCGAGCGCGAAATGGCGCGACTTCACAACTATCTTCGAGTTGATCAATTCCCAATTTTCCCCGCTTTTATACCAGAAGTTAAAAAGGAGTACCGCCTACATGGCCTACTTTCTTTCGAACCAAAACAGTGGCCCCGCAAAGATCTTATCGAAAAGCTAAAGAGTCTCCCACTTCAATTTGATATTGAAGTCGATCCTGAAACAATTTTATAA